The following DNA comes from Anaerostipes rhamnosivorans.
CTTTCTGAATCTCCCCCGCGATCATCCCGGAAAACAGGATTGCCAGCACTGCAAGGCCTATCTGCCCGACATTTTTAAAAAACTGCATCCACGAATCCACCGCGGAAGGCTCCGGCAGGACCATCTGCATGCCCGCCGGCATGAACTCCTTTACAAGCTGTGGGGTCATCTTGGCTATTAACGGGTTCATGACACCAAACAGAAGGAAAATACACACCAGGATCAGCAGCCTGTATGTCGCAGCGCTTTCCATAAGTTCTTTTTTTGTGAATGCCCAGTAAGCTCTCATGAGACCACCTCCATAAACAAGTTTTCCAGAGTCGGTTTCTGCACTTCTATTCTCAGCGGACAGATATCCTTCTCTGCCATAACAGTCATCAGTTCAATCTCCAGCTGTCTCATGTCTGATGTGTGCAGGATCATCCCATCTTCCTTGTCTTCTATTTCCAATACATAACCTTTGACCATAAATTGTTCTTTCAAAAACTTCCGATCCTCAATGCTGCTGGTCTCCAAAAGAAGACTGTCCTTTTTATGTCTTGTCTTTAATTCTTCAAGACTTCCCGACAACACCAGCTTTCCGTCCTTTAGAACGGCCGCGCGGTCACAGATCCGCTCCACGTCAGAAAGCACGTGAGTGGAAAACAACACTGTAGTCTTCTCCCTGACCCTGGAGAGGATATCCAGGATCTCTTTTCTGCCTATGGGATCCAGAGCCGAAGTGGGTTCGTCGCAGATCAGCAGCTTTGGTTCGTTGAGCAGCGCCTGGGCAATCCCCAGTCTCTGCTTCATGCCCCTGGAATACCCTCGAATCCTTTTCTTGGTCCCTGAAAGGCCAACCAGTTCTAATAACTCCGTGCATCTCCGGGTAATCTCATTTCTGGAAAGCCCTGTCACTTCCCCACACAGTTTTAAATATTGTACTGCATTCATATATCCATAGAATTCCGGCACATCCGGAAGGTACCCGACCTGTCTATTAGTCTTTGTGGCGCCGTAAGAGACAGCTTCTCCCAGAACTCTAATCTCCCCTTCACCTGCCCTTAAAAGACCCAGGATAATCTTCATTGTCGTTGTCTTTCCGGCGCCGTTCTGACCCAGAAATCCGTACACGGAGTGTTCCGGTACCTGAAGGTTAAGCCCCTTTAACACCTGATGGCTGCCAAAGTTTTTGGACAGGTTTGTGATTTCCAGTACGTTCATCATTCATCCCCTCTTCCAAATACAAAATAGGCTGCCGGTCCAAGGAACTGGATCAACACGACCACCAGGACCCATAACACACGATTTCCGAACCGATAGTTTTTGTGTCTCAGCACATGGACCAGCGCAGTCACCATGAGTACCAGCTCCAGCAGGATCACTGGTATTAAAAAAGGTATATATTCTGTCATAATTGATGTATTCATATTTCTGTTCTCCTTTTCATTCTTTTAACGATTTCTTCATACCTTGGATTGTTCTTTAACGAAGCCATAGGCGGGATTTCCAATGCGCTCACCATAGACTCCCTCATCAGCTTATCCTCCCGCGGAGCTTTAACCCCCAGATCAAAATCGTGGAGCCATGGATCGATCAGATCAAAAAATTCATCTCCATGCAGGGTAAACGGCAGCATGCTGTTGACACAAACATTCTCATACCGTTCCAGCATATTAAGGGCACGGTCCTCCTTCTCCTGCTTTAAGTATCCCATGGCAGCGGCAAAATAAAACTGTGCCATGGCGTTCCCATGCAATGACTCCACCTCAAACGCTTCTGTGAGCCGAAGTGATCTCTCTATGATCATCTCAAATTTTTCTTCATCCTGCTCATATAAGGTCAATGCCTGTATGGTAAAGGCCATTATCCCCATGAGATATTGGTACAGGCTGATCTGCACTGTCTCCGTGGCTTTCTCTTTGTTCCCCAGCAGGCGGTAGGCTTCCACCAGGATCGTGGCGTTGTATAGATCCGGCCTGATCTCTTCATCCAGAAGTTCCAGGACCTTTTCTGGCCTGCCTGACATCAGTTCAATGCTGGCTTCCATGGTATTTGCCTGGGACGAGGCCGATACGTCCCCGCTCTCCTTCTTGACTCTCCGGCAGAGTTCTGCCGCTTTTAAGAGCACTGTCTCCTGCTGCTTTGGATCCTTGAACAGCACATAGTGGTTAAAATACAAAACGACCATCTGCAATAGAAGCGGAAAACAGGAATAATACTTTTTGACAATCTCTTCACATTCCTGAAAAACGTCTTCTGCCGGCCTTTTGGAAAATTCACCGGCAAGCCTGTGGTAGAGCCTGCGGATATCCTCTTTTGTCATCTGAGGCTCATATCCAATCAGTTCATCCACGCTGATATTAAAATATGCGGCAAGCTGCGGTAAAAATGTGATATCAGGATAACTCTGCCCTGTCTCCCATTTGGAGACTGAAGCCTTTGAGACTCCTATGTAGGCAGCCAGCTGATCCTGTGTGACTCCTTTTTCCTTTCTCTTTTTCATCAGTTTGTTTGCGATATTCAGCTCCTTCATTTTCATCACCTCAATTACATTATATCCGTCTGCAGGAATCCTACAATGGATTTGAAGTTGATTTTGGTTGATTTAATCAACCACAAAGAAACAGGACCATGGCAATGGCCGCCATGGTCCTCTATTTTGAGTGTAAGATCTGGTCTAATTCGTTGACACTTTTCAGACAGTTCAAAGCCAGGGTATTAAAGTACAATTCCTCATCCAGACACCCGTAAGCCCTGCTCTCCTCCTCTGTCAGCATCGAACTGGCCAGTTCATTTTTTGTATAGCTTTTCCTGATTCTTCTCAATGCCTGTTCTATATTTCTTAAAAGCTCTTCCAGCATCAGATTCTGTTCTGGTACAATCTTCCTTTTGCGCATATAGGCCCCGATCTGTTCCATCTCTGAGACAAGCTGGGCATTGACCGGCAGAAGCTGTTGATAAAATTCCTTTTCCTCCGGTGCCAGGTTTTTCTCTATATAATTTCTGATCTCATTGGAAACCATCTGAGACCGCAGAAGCAATTCTCTTATCACATTCAGGTCACTGTCCCTGCCCTTTCTGGTTTCTGTCATGATACTCTCGTCGATATCCAGCAGGCTGTTGACACTTTTTAAGAATTCTGACTTAGCAGTGATCGGAAGCAGGAATCTGTTTGCCAGCAGCACTGTTACCACTGCAGCCGCTACATAGAAAATCCTAAGCTCTATGGCCTCCCCTCTTGGAAGGCTCAGGGTTGTTAAAGCCATTCCATAACAGGTGCTGTACATAGGCATGGTCCAGGATGTGACCGGCACATAGTACATAAAGCACGTCATCACCACAATGATAACAATATGACCCGCAAGGCTCTTGAAGATCTCTGTGAGCAGAAACGTCACCAACAGACCTGCAACCGTCCCGATGATACGATTGTTGATCTTCATGACACTCTCCTCTGAATACGGCATGAGCATCAGAAAAGAACTCATGGGGTACCAATAGCTGTGTTCCAGTCCTGTAATCCTGCACACAGTAAAGGAAACACACAGTACGATGGACAGCCGCAGCGCAAAGCGCATATGAAACTGGTTCAGATGGAAATGAGAGCGGATTCCCTTAAGTTTATGGGACATATCCGGGATCTTCCACTCCTTTACCGGCCGGTTCATCTTGACATCTGTAATCTTCGTCAGGGAAAAGCAGATCAGTTCCAGGATCTCCCGCATGCCCTCCTGAAGCTTTTTAGGGGCCAATGATTCACTTTCTATGAAATCCGTGAGTTCTGTGACCAGGGAACGGTTGTCCTTCTGATTCATGCCTTTTTCAATACAAAAACATAAACCGGACAGTTTCAGGAAATACCTCTGGCTGCCTCCTGATACTATAGTCTGCCCATCCAGAATTTCATCCACCAGGTATTGGAACCGCTGGAACACCAGCATAAAATAGTAGTTTACCGTGCCGTACCCGTTTGACAAGTATGTATAATTCCTGCTGGAATAGATGACCTGATTCATGTGGGACATCATCTGCACCAGCTCTTCTCTATCTCGGGGATCTCTTTTTCCGGCAGCAAGATTCATCAACTGGCGCCCCAGGTTGTTCATTCCCTTTCTCACAGTGCCGTAATGCCTCCGCTTTCTGATAATCCTGGAATGGAGATAGAGCAGAACCGTAAGGGAAAGGAATGCGTAAAACAACGCCGCAAGACGCACGGGCATCTGAGACAGCGGGATCGGCCTGAGCTGTAGGAAAACAAATTCCATACCGTAAACAAAATATGCTTTGGGGTTAAATTTATCAGTGAGCAGAAAGACGATGGCAAACGGGACAAATAGATTCAGCAAAAAGCACAAAGGGAGATTAAGGACCGCCAGATAGGCTCCCAGGCAGACCAGCAGCATGATGCCGTAACAGTTAAGAAGGTCATTAAGGGAAAAGTCCTTCTGGCTCTTTGTCCGGAACAACAGGGTCAGAAAGGATACCATGATGACCTGTCCTATGCCAAACAGCAGTAAAATTGAAAAGAACATAAATAAGGATACAAAAATAACAGGAAACGCGGCCGCCCACTTTCTCCTGACGGTATGAATCCTGTTTCTCCACTGTTCCATAAATATCCCCCCTGGCCTGCGTTGACTTTTAAAATTGAAAGTGCTACGATTTTATCACATTAATGCAACACTGTAAAGGAGACAAACAATGACATATAAAATGAGAAAAATAGTGATCATAGGGGCCGGACATGTGGGAACCATGTGCGGCCTGAGTCTTATGTACCGCGGAGAAGTGGACGAATTGGTATTCATAGACATCGATAAGGAAAAGGCATACAGCCAGGCGCTGGACCTTAGTGATGCCGTCTCCTTCCTGCCCCGGCAGATCACGGTGCGCACCGGGGATTATGAAGATGTGGAGGACGCTGACATCATCGTTATGGCCGCTGGTGTTTCCAGGCTGCCCGGTCAGACAAGGCTGGATATGCTGGACGATTCCATCCGCATCATGAAAGAAGTCACCAGCCATTTAAAAGATAAGAAGATTCAGGGCATCCTCATCAGTATCTCCAATCCTGCCGACATTGTGGCGGATTATCTGAGAAAACAACTGGGCCTTCCGAGAAACCGCTGCTTCAGCACCGGTACTTCCCTGGACTCCTGCCGTCTCAGAAGGATTCTTTCCCAAAGAATGCACTTAGACCGGAATTCCATTCAGGCCTTTGTCATGGGAGAACACGGAGATTCCCAAATGATCCCGTTTTCTGCGGTACATATAGCCGGGAAACCATTGCTTCAGTGGATGCAAGATGAACCGGAACGGTACGGAAGTCTCGATCTTTCACAGATTGAAACGGAGACCGCCAACGCCGGCCATGAAGTGATCGAAGGAAAGGGCAGCACAGAGTTTGGTATCGGCATCGCCCTGTCCGAGATCGTCCAGTCCATTTTCCACGATTCAAAAAAGGTCCTTCCCGCTTCGCCTCTGCTGGAAGGAGAATATGGACAGCATGGCGTTCACGCCGGTGTCCCCTGCGTGATTGGAAAAGCCGGAATTGAAAAGATCATTGAGATCCCTCTCACAGACCGGGAGCAAGAGAAATTTGACCATTCCTGCGATGTGATCAGAACGTTTATTCAAGATCTCTGAAAACACCTATGATGCTCTTGATCTTTTTGTGAAATATGATGGTAATAGCAGGAGGTTTCGATTATAATAGAGAAAATGGGGTATAAGTAATTAGGGATTAAAGGGGACTTTCATGAAACGTTGGAACAAGATTCTAATACCAATATTTTTCTTGCTCATGATCATGGCGAGCCTTTTTTCTGTGCGCTCAATCGTCAGTATGCAGGGCTATGCAAAGCTGATCAACTATCTTGGGATCGTCCGGGGATGCGGCCAGCGGATCGCTAAACTAGAAGTCAGCAGACAGCCGAAGGATAACCTGATCAGCTATGTGGACGGCATCCTCTCAGAGCTTGAGACCGGCGAAGGAAAATACGGCCTGTCGCCTCTTCATGACAAGGATTATGAGCAAAGCCTTTCAAAACTCACCAGAGAGTGGAAGGAAATGAAACGAGAAATCTACCAGGTGCGGAAAGGTTCTGATACAAAGGATCTTCTCTCTTTCAGCGAGAATTTTTTTGATACAGCCAACAACACCGTTTTTGTGGCTGAAAACTACTCCAATGAACATATTCAAAGCTTTACCCGTCTGAGCATCATACTCTCTGTAGTAGCCATCTTTACCTGGCTGTGTATTGTCCTGATCTATTTCCGCAATCTATTCCACCTGCAGAGGAAAAATACGAATCTCGAATCCATCGCTTACCGGGATGATCTCACCAACGCATCCAATTTGGAGAAGTTCCGTTTGGATGCAGAACATCTGCTTGCATCAAATCCTCTCTATAAGTATGCTTTTTTCCATCTGGATTTTCAGAATTTTAAATACTGCAATGATATCTTCGGCTATGATTTCGGAGACCGGCTTTTAAAACAATATGCTTTCTACCTGTCTGAGGATATGAATGAGGGGGAGACCTTCGGCCGTATTTCTGGTGACAAGTTTGTTGTTTTAAGAAGATATAATTTCCGGGAAGAGCTGCTGGCACGCCAAAAAGCTGTGGACAGCCGTATGAGGGCATTTGCCATGGATTCCAAGGAACACTACAGTCTTACTATCTTCGGCGGTATCTGCTGCGCTGAGGATGTTTCTTCTGACATGGAGATCGACTCTATCTTAGACCGGGCAAACTTTGCCCAAAAAACCGTAAAAGGACAGGAAGAACGCCATTATGCTTTCTATACAGACAGCATCCGGGAGCAGATGATCGAGGAGATCAATATCCAGAGCCGGTTTAACGATGCCATAAACGAAAAAGAGTTCCTTGTCTATTATCAGCCGAAGGTAAACCTTTCTCAGGGAACTTTTGACTCAGCGGAAGCCCTGGTGCGTTGGCAGACAAAGGACGGGAACCTGATCTCCCCCGCCGCCTTCATCCCTGTTCTGGAAAAAAACTTCTTGATCAGTGCCTTGGACCAATATGTATTCCGTGAGGTCTGTTCTTTCTTAAAGAAACGCATAGATGACGGCCTTCCGGTGATCCCCATATCCGTAAACGTCTCCAAGATCCAGTTTTACAACCCGGATTTCCTGCACATCTATTCCGATATTAAAGAAAGCTTTGATATCCCGGACGGATTACTGGAGATTGAGTTTACCGAATCTGTCGGTTTTGAAAATACGGAGTATTTTCTGGAGATCATATCCCGTCTGCACGAGCACGGCTTTTTATGCGCTATGGACGATTTCGGGAAAGGCTATTCTTCCCTCAGTATGCTGAAGGACATGCCGATTGATGTTCTCAAGCTGGATTCCCTCTTTTTTGTGAACAGCCGGGATTCTAAGAAGGATCTGACCGTTATACGCGGCATCATCTCCATGGTGAAAGAACTGAATATACAGACCGTGGCTGAGGGGATCGAGGAACAAAGCCAGGTAGAATTTCTAAAGACCATCGGCTGTGACGTTGTCCAGGGCTTTTATTTCTACCGCCCTATGCCCTCAGAACAGTTCAGCCAACTCTTATCTAGGTAAAACAAAAACCGCAGTTTTGTACTGCGGTTTTTCTGGAGGGTCCCAGCCAACAAGAAAGAAAAACTCATACTCTATAGATATAATTTTCTTTTCTTGGCTTAGCCTCCGGAATCGCTCCGTCCGGATATCCGATGATACAGTGGCCGATCCCTGCATAATCACCCTCGATCCCCCACTGCCTCAGAAGCTCTTTCCCTTCTTCGCTCTCAAACTCCTGCTTTGCCCTGTGGATCCAGCAGGAACCAAGTCCCAGTGCGTGGGCGGCGTTCATCAGATTCCCCATCACAAGGCTGCCGTCTTCGATGTACGTGGGTCTGTTCTTGTCTGCTAAGACTACGATCACCGTAGGAGCGCCGTAAAATGGATCCATGTTCTCATTCCCAAAGATCTTTGCATTCATCTTGGACAGTTTGGCGATTGTATCTCTGTCCTGTACCACAACCATAAGCGGAGACTGCATCCCCATCCCTGTGGGTGCATACATGCCGGCCTCCAGAATCTTCTGAAGGTCAGCCTCCTCAATCTGTCTGTCCTGATACTTCCTGATGCTTCTTCTTTCCTTTAAATCTTTGATCGTCTCTTCCATCTTACTACCTCCTGTTCATAAATGACCAGATATCTCCATCTCAGACAAGCCTTTTGGTCCATGCGATGGCCAGTGCGCCGTATCCGATATGGCATGCAATGCTCAAAGACAACGGATCCATCTCAAACTTATGTCCCGGAAAACGCTCCTTGATCTCCTCTGCCCAAAGCTGGGCTTCCTCCCTGCTCCCCGTATAGGCAGCCTGGATATTGACTGCTTCCGGATCTACAGTCTGGCCAAAGTTTTCAATGAGTTCTTTTTCCACGGCCTCCAGCATTTTCTTTTTGGCCAGCTTCATTCCTCTGGCCTTGGTGAAGGCATCCAGCTTTTCTCCTTTGATCTGAAGCACCGGCTTGATATTTAATACGGATCCGATGGCTGCCGCTGCCGGTGTGATTCTTCCGCCCTGCTTTAAATACTTTAAAGTATCCACTGTTATAAAAATAGAAGAATCCATCTTGTGCTCTTCCAGCAGATCCTTGATCTTGGATGCACTCTCTCCCTGATCAGCCAGCTTTTTTGCCTCCAGGACTGACTGTTTCTGAGTGACGGATATCCTCTGGTTGTTCACTACCTGTACCCTGCCGTCAAAGTCTTCTGCCAGCATATGCGCAGTCTCACAGGAACTGCTGAGCCCGCTGGACATAGGAATGTGGACGATTTCGTCGTGATCTGTGAGCACCTTGTTCCACAGATCCAGCACATCTCCCGGGGCAGGCTGTGATGTCTTGATGTCGACACCTTCCCCCAGCTTCTTATAAAATTCTTCCTGTGTCAGGGTAATATCCTCAAAATACAGCTTTTCATCAATGTAGAACGGCATAGGCAGCACATAGATCCCATACTCCTCTGCCTGATTCTGTGTGATTCCGCTGTTGCTATCTGTAATTACTGCAACTTTTCCCATAATGAATCCTTTCATGATTTTTAGGAACTACAAATAATCCCGTCCTTTTATCATATCAAATGTTTGGGTGAACCGTCAAACATCTATTTTCCCGGATTCCCACATTCTGTCTCCTTTCCGCACAGGATCCCCAGTCCGTGGGAGAGGGTATCCATGATATATCCAAGGTTTTCCCTGACTGCCTTGGGACTTCCGGGCAGATTCACAATCAGCGTTTTTTTCCGAATGACGGAAACTCCCCTGCTAAGCATTGCCCTCTTTGTGATCTTTAATGATTCCTGGCGCATTGCTTCACTGATGCCCGGGACCAGGCGCTCTGAAACCTGGAGCGTTGCTTCCGGTGTCAGATCCCTCTCAGAAAAACCGGTCCCCCCGGTAGTCAGGACCAGATCTGCCAGGCCCTGGTCACAGATCTTTATAAGCTGGCTTTTCAAAGGCTCGATCCCATCTTTTAGTATCTCCTCAGAAATCACCTGAAACCCTTCTGTTTCCACTATCTTTCTTACCAAAGGTCCGCTCTCATCCTGCCGGACTCCCGCCGCGCCCTTGTCACTCAGCGTGATCACTGCTACTCTGTATGACATGCCGTTTCCTCCTCCGGTAATTTTGAGATCCTGTCATTTCTGTGCAGGATTCCTCCATGGATCACTCTCAAAAAAATGCCCTCTGTGGGCATGATGCATTTACCGACTCTCTTATAAATCTCACAATGGCTGTGACATTCCTTTCCTCTCTGGGTCACTTCAAGGACCACAGCCCCCGACAAAAGACGGTCCCCTACAGCCAGACATTCCATGTCAATTCCGGACACGATCAGATTCTCTCCAAAATCTCCGTCTGTGACCTGTCCTCCCTGGTCATTAAAATCCTTAATCTTCTCATAGCCTAAAACACTCACCTGGCGGTGCCATTTTCCGGCATGGGCGTCTCCCTCTATTCCAAAATCCTCGATCAGCACTGCCTCTTCCACAGGCCGTTTTACCGTTCCTTTTTTTGTGCTGATACAGATTGCTTCAATCCTTCCCACTGTCATCCTCCGTTTCGTCATTGGATATTTTATGGTCCTCATAACAAAAGCTGCCGCTCTTTCCTCCGCTCTTTTCTAAAAGGTGGATATCCCCCATAGACATGGACTTGTTCACCGCCTTGCACATGTCATAGATCGTCAGAAGTGCGATCTGCACACCAGTGAGCGCTTCCATTTCCACCCCTGTTTTGCCGGTGGTCTTTACCGTACAGACGGCTTTTATGGAGTGATCCTCTTTGCGCATTGTAAAATCTATGCTGCATTTATGGATCAGAAGTACATGGCACAGAGGAATAAGACTGCTGGTCTGTTTAGCGCCCATGATGCCTGCGATCCGTGCAACAGACAGCACATCTCCTTTTTCTATTTTCTGTTCCTTGATCTTTTCATAGACTTCCCTGCCCACATAGATCCTTCCCTGGGCTGCGGCCTCCCGCCGTGTATTATCTTTTCCGGAAACATCCACCATCACAGCGTTGCCGTCTCCGTCAAAATGTGAAAAATCATTCATCTTTCTTACCTTCCAAATCCGCAGTCCGGATAAGTACACGGACTGCACTGCATACAAAATCCTCCGTGGGCCATTTTGATAAAGTCTTCCTTTTGAAGCCTCTCTCCTGCCAGAATCCTCGGCACTGCCAAGTCAAACACCGTCCGCTTGGAAAACATGACACATCCCGGCAGACCCACCACAGGGATGCCTTTTACATAGGCCAGCATAAACATGGCTCCCGGCAGCACAGGGCTTCCGTAGGTGATGACCTCCCCGCCGCAGCCTCTGATGGCAGACGGCGTCATATCGTCCGGATCTACGCTCATGCCGCCGGATACCTGCACCATGTCCGCTCCCCGCTCGATAAAGC
Coding sequences within:
- a CDS encoding ABC transporter ATP-binding protein; this translates as MNVLEITNLSKNFGSHQVLKGLNLQVPEHSVYGFLGQNGAGKTTTMKIILGLLRAGEGEIRVLGEAVSYGATKTNRQVGYLPDVPEFYGYMNAVQYLKLCGEVTGLSRNEITRRCTELLELVGLSGTKKRIRGYSRGMKQRLGIAQALLNEPKLLICDEPTSALDPIGRKEILDILSRVREKTTVLFSTHVLSDVERICDRAAVLKDGKLVLSGSLEELKTRHKKDSLLLETSSIEDRKFLKEQFMVKGYVLEIEDKEDGMILHTSDMRQLEIELMTVMAEKDICPLRIEVQKPTLENLFMEVVS
- a CDS encoding PLDc N-terminal domain-containing protein yields the protein MNTSIMTEYIPFLIPVILLELVLMVTALVHVLRHKNYRFGNRVLWVLVVVLIQFLGPAAYFVFGRGDE
- a CDS encoding helix-turn-helix domain-containing protein gives rise to the protein MKELNIANKLMKKRKEKGVTQDQLAAYIGVSKASVSKWETGQSYPDITFLPQLAAYFNISVDELIGYEPQMTKEDIRRLYHRLAGEFSKRPAEDVFQECEEIVKKYYSCFPLLLQMVVLYFNHYVLFKDPKQQETVLLKAAELCRRVKKESGDVSASSQANTMEASIELMSGRPEKVLELLDEEIRPDLYNATILVEAYRLLGNKEKATETVQISLYQYLMGIMAFTIQALTLYEQDEEKFEMIIERSLRLTEAFEVESLHGNAMAQFYFAAAMGYLKQEKEDRALNMLERYENVCVNSMLPFTLHGDEFFDLIDPWLHDFDLGVKAPREDKLMRESMVSALEIPPMASLKNNPRYEEIVKRMKRRTEI
- a CDS encoding FUSC family protein — protein: MEQWRNRIHTVRRKWAAAFPVIFVSLFMFFSILLLFGIGQVIMVSFLTLLFRTKSQKDFSLNDLLNCYGIMLLVCLGAYLAVLNLPLCFLLNLFVPFAIVFLLTDKFNPKAYFVYGMEFVFLQLRPIPLSQMPVRLAALFYAFLSLTVLLYLHSRIIRKRRHYGTVRKGMNNLGRQLMNLAAGKRDPRDREELVQMMSHMNQVIYSSRNYTYLSNGYGTVNYYFMLVFQRFQYLVDEILDGQTIVSGGSQRYFLKLSGLCFCIEKGMNQKDNRSLVTELTDFIESESLAPKKLQEGMREILELICFSLTKITDVKMNRPVKEWKIPDMSHKLKGIRSHFHLNQFHMRFALRLSIVLCVSFTVCRITGLEHSYWYPMSSFLMLMPYSEESVMKINNRIIGTVAGLLVTFLLTEIFKSLAGHIVIIVVMTCFMYYVPVTSWTMPMYSTCYGMALTTLSLPRGEAIELRIFYVAAAVVTVLLANRFLLPITAKSEFLKSVNSLLDIDESIMTETRKGRDSDLNVIRELLLRSQMVSNEIRNYIEKNLAPEEKEFYQQLLPVNAQLVSEMEQIGAYMRKRKIVPEQNLMLEELLRNIEQALRRIRKSYTKNELASSMLTEEESRAYGCLDEELYFNTLALNCLKSVNELDQILHSK
- a CDS encoding L-lactate dehydrogenase, which translates into the protein MTYKMRKIVIIGAGHVGTMCGLSLMYRGEVDELVFIDIDKEKAYSQALDLSDAVSFLPRQITVRTGDYEDVEDADIIVMAAGVSRLPGQTRLDMLDDSIRIMKEVTSHLKDKKIQGILISISNPADIVADYLRKQLGLPRNRCFSTGTSLDSCRLRRILSQRMHLDRNSIQAFVMGEHGDSQMIPFSAVHIAGKPLLQWMQDEPERYGSLDLSQIETETANAGHEVIEGKGSTEFGIGIALSEIVQSIFHDSKKVLPASPLLEGEYGQHGVHAGVPCVIGKAGIEKIIEIPLTDREQEKFDHSCDVIRTFIQDL
- a CDS encoding putative bifunctional diguanylate cyclase/phosphodiesterase; the encoded protein is MKRWNKILIPIFFLLMIMASLFSVRSIVSMQGYAKLINYLGIVRGCGQRIAKLEVSRQPKDNLISYVDGILSELETGEGKYGLSPLHDKDYEQSLSKLTREWKEMKREIYQVRKGSDTKDLLSFSENFFDTANNTVFVAENYSNEHIQSFTRLSIILSVVAIFTWLCIVLIYFRNLFHLQRKNTNLESIAYRDDLTNASNLEKFRLDAEHLLASNPLYKYAFFHLDFQNFKYCNDIFGYDFGDRLLKQYAFYLSEDMNEGETFGRISGDKFVVLRRYNFREELLARQKAVDSRMRAFAMDSKEHYSLTIFGGICCAEDVSSDMEIDSILDRANFAQKTVKGQEERHYAFYTDSIREQMIEEINIQSRFNDAINEKEFLVYYQPKVNLSQGTFDSAEALVRWQTKDGNLISPAAFIPVLEKNFLISALDQYVFREVCSFLKKRIDDGLPVIPISVNVSKIQFYNPDFLHIYSDIKESFDIPDGLLEIEFTESVGFENTEYFLEIISRLHEHGFLCAMDDFGKGYSSLSMLKDMPIDVLKLDSLFFVNSRDSKKDLTVIRGIISMVKELNIQTVAEGIEEQSQVEFLKTIGCDVVQGFYFYRPMPSEQFSQLLSR
- a CDS encoding nitroreductase, which produces MEETIKDLKERRSIRKYQDRQIEEADLQKILEAGMYAPTGMGMQSPLMVVVQDRDTIAKLSKMNAKIFGNENMDPFYGAPTVIVVLADKNRPTYIEDGSLVMGNLMNAAHALGLGSCWIHRAKQEFESEEGKELLRQWGIEGDYAGIGHCIIGYPDGAIPEAKPRKENYIYRV
- a CDS encoding DegV family protein — its product is MGKVAVITDSNSGITQNQAEEYGIYVLPMPFYIDEKLYFEDITLTQEEFYKKLGEGVDIKTSQPAPGDVLDLWNKVLTDHDEIVHIPMSSGLSSSCETAHMLAEDFDGRVQVVNNQRISVTQKQSVLEAKKLADQGESASKIKDLLEEHKMDSSIFITVDTLKYLKQGGRITPAAAAIGSVLNIKPVLQIKGEKLDAFTKARGMKLAKKKMLEAVEKELIENFGQTVDPEAVNIQAAYTGSREEAQLWAEEIKERFPGHKFEMDPLSLSIACHIGYGALAIAWTKRLV
- a CDS encoding MogA/MoaB family molybdenum cofactor biosynthesis protein, which encodes MSYRVAVITLSDKGAAGVRQDESGPLVRKIVETEGFQVISEEILKDGIEPLKSQLIKICDQGLADLVLTTGGTGFSERDLTPEATLQVSERLVPGISEAMRQESLKITKRAMLSRGVSVIRKKTLIVNLPGSPKAVRENLGYIMDTLSHGLGILCGKETECGNPGK
- a CDS encoding MOSC domain-containing protein, with product MGRIEAICISTKKGTVKRPVEEAVLIEDFGIEGDAHAGKWHRQVSVLGYEKIKDFNDQGGQVTDGDFGENLIVSGIDMECLAVGDRLLSGAVVLEVTQRGKECHSHCEIYKRVGKCIMPTEGIFLRVIHGGILHRNDRISKLPEEETACHTE
- the moaC gene encoding cyclic pyranopterin monophosphate synthase MoaC, translating into MNDFSHFDGDGNAVMVDVSGKDNTRREAAAQGRIYVGREVYEKIKEQKIEKGDVLSVARIAGIMGAKQTSSLIPLCHVLLIHKCSIDFTMRKEDHSIKAVCTVKTTGKTGVEMEALTGVQIALLTIYDMCKAVNKSMSMGDIHLLEKSGGKSGSFCYEDHKISNDETEDDSGKD